In Candidatus Kaistella beijingensis, a genomic segment contains:
- a CDS encoding alpha/beta hydrolase: protein MKKTFLLLLIFLSGFLYSQAYSPDILGNGFEQKTLNFPTDYEGKVTATVIRKKAESPTHKAVLYIHGFNDYFFQAEMAEKFNEKGFDFYALDLRKYGRSYLPHQTCNNVRNLDEYNAEIDEALKIIAFENHHKILLAGHSTGGLITTRYMKYHSENPNIAGLWVNSPFYDFNMGFLAQKIGVPIISGLGKHYPDTKVGGGFSTFYGESLHKDFKGEWNYDLKLKPNANGKVNFGFIRAIHRGQKDIRNAELKVPVLVMHSEKSGYPKVWNEEVTSTDIILNVKDIHKNAENFRGNLTIIPVKGGIHDLVLSKKPVREKVYDELFSWLQKINF, encoded by the coding sequence ATGAAAAAGACCTTTTTACTGCTGCTGATCTTCCTTTCGGGGTTTTTGTACTCGCAGGCATATTCGCCGGATATTTTGGGAAACGGTTTTGAGCAGAAAACATTGAATTTTCCAACTGATTACGAAGGAAAAGTTACCGCAACAGTCATCCGCAAAAAAGCGGAAAGTCCCACCCATAAAGCTGTGTTGTATATTCACGGGTTTAACGATTATTTCTTTCAGGCGGAAATGGCTGAAAAATTCAATGAAAAAGGGTTTGACTTTTATGCTTTGGATTTACGAAAATATGGGCGTTCATATTTGCCCCATCAAACTTGTAATAATGTCAGAAACCTGGACGAATACAATGCCGAAATCGATGAGGCTTTAAAAATCATTGCTTTTGAAAATCATCACAAAATTCTGCTGGCAGGGCATTCAACCGGCGGCTTGATTACGACTCGGTATATGAAATATCACAGTGAAAATCCGAACATTGCCGGACTTTGGGTTAACAGTCCGTTTTATGATTTCAATATGGGGTTTCTGGCGCAAAAAATTGGGGTTCCCATCATCAGTGGTTTGGGAAAACATTATCCTGACACGAAAGTTGGCGGTGGATTTTCCACTTTCTACGGCGAAAGTCTGCATAAAGATTTTAAAGGTGAATGGAATTATGATTTAAAACTGAAACCCAATGCCAACGGGAAAGTAAATTTTGGATTTATCCGTGCCATTCATCGCGGACAGAAAGACATCCGCAACGCAGAACTCAAGGTTCCGGTATTGGTGATGCATTCTGAAAAATCGGGCTATCCAAAAGTCTGGAATGAGGAAGTGACTTCTACCGATATCATCCTGAACGTTAAGGATATTCATAAAAATGCTGAAAATTTTAGGGGGAATCTCACGATAATTCCCGTTAAAGGCGGCATTCACGATTTGGTGCTTTCCAAAAAACCGGTGCGAGAAAAAGTATATGACGAACTTTTCAGTTGGCTACAGAAGATTAATTTTTAA
- a CDS encoding GNAT family N-acetyltransferase yields MISEIKFRKATQEDADKIWKILQQAIERRRLDGSLQWQNGYPNTETVNSDIEKQIGYVLVENDNVVAYSAVILNDEPAYENIEGKWLSDGDFNVVHRVAVSDEVAGKGYATEIFRRIEHLSRQNGIFSVKVDTNFDNAAMLHLLKKLGYTYCGKVYLAGGERKAFEKLL; encoded by the coding sequence ATGATATCAGAAATAAAATTCAGAAAGGCAACGCAGGAAGACGCCGATAAAATCTGGAAAATTCTCCAGCAGGCCATCGAAAGACGCAGGCTGGACGGCTCCCTACAGTGGCAAAACGGATATCCAAATACGGAAACCGTAAATTCAGATATCGAAAAGCAAATCGGCTATGTTCTTGTGGAAAATGATAATGTTGTCGCCTACAGTGCCGTGATTTTGAACGATGAACCAGCTTATGAAAATATTGAGGGTAAATGGCTTTCGGACGGTGATTTCAATGTGGTGCACCGCGTAGCAGTCTCAGATGAGGTTGCCGGAAAAGGTTACGCCACGGAGATATTCCGAAGGATTGAACATCTCTCTCGCCAAAACGGAATTTTCAGTGTAAAAGTGGACACGAATTTTGATAACGCAGCCATGCTTCACCTACTCAAAAAACTAGGCTATACTTATTGCGGCAAGGTTTACCTGGCAGGCGGTGAAAGAAAAGCTTTCGAGAAACTTCTTTAA
- a CDS encoding Crp/Fnr family transcriptional regulator → MTFPEILATYITIDDDIRSFLNTQTENISVKKGTIISDQNTLNRKVYFVEKGLLRSFYFEKGKDITTNFYPENSILANIDTIFEKIPARHSIETLEDSEIVFFRYSKMEELCETSLTIANFSRRVLGLLMSNMERRINSLQYMTAKEKYIQLLEENSDILLRAPLGMIASYLGISQETLSRIRSEV, encoded by the coding sequence ATGACTTTTCCCGAAATCCTTGCCACATATATTACGATCGATGATGATATCCGCAGTTTTCTGAACACGCAAACCGAAAATATTTCTGTGAAAAAGGGAACCATCATCAGCGATCAAAACACGCTAAACCGCAAGGTGTATTTTGTAGAAAAAGGGCTTCTGCGCTCGTTTTATTTTGAAAAAGGAAAAGATATCACCACCAATTTTTACCCCGAAAACAGCATCCTCGCCAATATAGACACCATTTTTGAGAAAATTCCGGCGCGGCATTCCATTGAAACTTTGGAAGACAGTGAGATTGTCTTTTTCCGTTACTCGAAAATGGAAGAACTCTGCGAAACTTCGCTCACCATAGCCAATTTCAGCCGCCGTGTTTTGGGGCTTCTGATGTCGAATATGGAAAGGCGCATCAATTCCTTGCAGTATATGACGGCAAAGGAAAAATATATTCAGCTTTTAGAAGAAAATTCTGATATACTTTTGCGTGCGCCGCTTGGGATGATAGCTTCTTATCTTGGCATTTCTCAGGAAACACTTAGCAGGATAAGAAGTGAGGTTTAG
- a CDS encoding oleate hydratase, producing the protein MNTTENHRKVNHQPDASQTRLQNVPTNTMPFPDQIGNYQRNIGLPDGKFKDSKVYIVGSGIAGLSSAYYFIRDGQIPAGNITFLEQLNIEGGSLDGSGNAETGYIIRGGREMDFTYENFWDMFQDIPALELPKPYSVLDEYRIVNDNDRNHSKARLIHNKGEVKDFSKFGLSKKDQLAVMKLLLAKKENLDDLTIEDWFSETFLESNFWWFWRTMFAFENWQSLLELKLYFHRFLHAIDGLNDLSSLVFPKYNQYDTFVVPLRKHLQELGVKIQFETVVKDLDIEITGDKKIVRNIITEQNGSEVNIALRENDFVIVTTGSMTEDTRYGDNVTAPLVDFTKENSGKSKGWTVWNNLAKKSKVFGKPEKFNSDVSKSAWMSATLTCKPSAFVEKLKEYSVNDPYSGKTVTGGIISITDSNWVMSFTCNRQPHFPNQPDDVLVIWVYALLMDEKGNYVQKTMPECTGNEILAELAYHLGIENQLDNIIQNTIVKTSYMPYITSMFLPRAKGDRPQVVPDGCVNLGLVGQFVETNNDVVFTMESSVRTARIAVYELLDSNKQVPDINPLQYDIRHLLKAANTLNDGKGFPGSGILNKVLKNTYFEHILPEISHDEHDGFFAQQWDKLKGLFEHKQEGE; encoded by the coding sequence ATGAACACAACCGAAAATCACAGAAAAGTAAATCATCAACCCGATGCAAGCCAAACGCGCCTGCAAAATGTTCCCACCAACACAATGCCTTTTCCGGATCAGATTGGGAATTACCAAAGAAATATCGGACTTCCGGATGGCAAATTTAAAGACAGCAAAGTTTATATTGTAGGTAGCGGAATCGCCGGACTTTCTTCGGCCTATTATTTCATTCGCGACGGGCAAATTCCTGCCGGAAATATTACTTTTTTAGAGCAGTTGAACATTGAAGGAGGTTCTTTGGACGGCTCGGGAAATGCTGAAACCGGATACATTATTCGCGGCGGCCGTGAAATGGATTTTACCTACGAAAATTTCTGGGATATGTTTCAGGATATTCCCGCTTTGGAACTTCCCAAGCCTTATTCCGTGCTCGATGAATACCGAATTGTAAACGACAACGACCGCAACCATTCCAAAGCAAGGCTTATTCACAACAAAGGCGAAGTAAAAGATTTCAGCAAATTCGGGCTCAGCAAAAAAGATCAGTTGGCGGTGATGAAACTTTTGCTCGCGAAAAAAGAAAATTTGGACGATTTAACGATTGAAGATTGGTTTTCCGAAACCTTTTTGGAAAGTAATTTCTGGTGGTTTTGGCGCACCATGTTTGCTTTTGAAAACTGGCAAAGTTTACTGGAACTGAAACTCTATTTTCACCGTTTCCTTCACGCGATTGATGGTTTGAACGACCTTTCGTCGCTGGTTTTCCCAAAATACAACCAGTATGACACATTCGTAGTGCCGTTACGGAAACATTTACAAGAACTCGGCGTAAAAATTCAATTTGAAACCGTGGTAAAAGACCTGGATATCGAAATCACGGGCGATAAAAAAATCGTCAGAAACATCATCACCGAACAGAACGGTTCTGAAGTGAACATTGCATTACGCGAAAATGATTTTGTGATCGTCACTACTGGATCGATGACGGAAGATACACGCTACGGCGACAATGTTACGGCGCCATTGGTAGATTTTACCAAAGAAAATTCCGGCAAATCAAAAGGATGGACTGTTTGGAATAATCTGGCAAAAAAATCTAAAGTGTTTGGCAAACCTGAAAAATTCAATTCGGATGTTTCCAAATCGGCGTGGATGTCGGCAACGCTCACCTGCAAACCGTCTGCTTTTGTAGAAAAACTGAAAGAGTATTCGGTGAACGACCCGTATTCCGGCAAAACCGTTACAGGCGGTATTATTTCGATTACCGACAGCAATTGGGTGATGAGTTTTACCTGCAACAGACAGCCCCATTTCCCGAATCAGCCGGATGATGTTTTGGTCATCTGGGTGTATGCTTTGCTGATGGACGAAAAGGGAAATTACGTTCAGAAAACAATGCCGGAATGCACCGGTAACGAGATTTTGGCAGAGTTGGCCTATCATTTAGGTATTGAAAATCAACTGGACAATATCATACAGAATACGATTGTGAAAACCTCTTATATGCCGTATATCACCTCGATGTTTTTACCGCGTGCCAAAGGTGACCGTCCACAGGTTGTACCCGATGGTTGCGTGAATCTCGGACTGGTCGGACAGTTTGTGGAAACCAATAACGACGTGGTTTTTACAATGGAAAGTTCGGTGAGAACAGCGAGAATTGCGGTTTATGAACTTCTGGACAGCAACAAACAGGTCCCTGACATCAATCCGTTGCAATACGACATCCGTCATTTGTTAAAAGCCGCCAATACTTTGAACGACGGCAAAGGTTTTCCGGGCAGCGGAATTCTGAACAAAGTTTTGAAGAATACCTATTTCGAGCATATTCTTCCTGAAATTTCTCACGACGAACACGATGGTTTTTTCGCGCAGCAGTGGGACAAACTGAAAGGTCTCTTTGAGCATAAGCAAGAAGGGGAGTAA
- a CDS encoding winged helix-turn-helix transcriptional regulator, with protein MVTNAKQTSEINCPVAATLLLIGGKWKPIIMYCLRSETRRFGEIVARIPTISRKVLTEQLKELEQDNLISRKHFKEIPPRVEYSLTDLGKSMAPVFLEIEKWGLENIINKR; from the coding sequence ATGGTAACTAACGCGAAGCAAACAAGTGAAATTAATTGTCCCGTAGCAGCAACGCTTCTACTTATTGGGGGTAAATGGAAACCTATTATAATGTACTGTCTAAGGTCAGAAACAAGAAGGTTTGGTGAAATAGTGGCAAGAATTCCTACCATCTCAAGAAAGGTTTTAACCGAACAGTTGAAGGAATTAGAACAAGACAATTTAATATCCAGAAAACACTTCAAAGAGATTCCACCCAGAGTTGAATATTCTTTGACAGACCTCGGTAAGAGTATGGCTCCCGTGTTTTTGGAAATAGAAAAATGGGGTTTAGAGAATATTATAAATAAAAGATAG
- a CDS encoding 3-hydroxyacyl-CoA dehydrogenase has protein sequence MTTIKKITVAGSGVLGSQIAFQSALHGYDVTIYDINGEAIEKSKKLIDTFLPRYKSDLQISSEKLEEAYQKLQFSISLQEAVSEADLLIEAIPESIGIKKEFYRNLSKIAPEKTIFATNTSTLLPSLLMDETGRPEKFLALHFANEIWKHNTAEIMGTEKTNPEVFETLVEFAKSIGMIALPLKKEQPGYILNTLLVPLLSSGILLYAKGVADIETIDKTWMLGTGSPIGPFGILDVVGLGTVYHIFKTEAERTGNEEKMKFVNVLKNQFIDAGKLGVSSGEGFYKYPNPTFQGKDFLK, from the coding sequence ATGACAACAATAAAAAAAATCACCGTAGCCGGAAGCGGCGTTTTGGGTTCGCAGATTGCTTTTCAATCCGCACTGCACGGCTATGACGTGACCATTTACGACATCAACGGCGAAGCAATTGAAAAATCCAAAAAACTGATTGATACTTTTCTGCCCCGATACAAATCGGACCTTCAGATTTCATCTGAAAAACTGGAAGAAGCCTATCAGAAACTCCAGTTTTCCATCAGCCTTCAGGAAGCGGTTTCCGAAGCGGATCTTCTGATTGAAGCCATACCTGAAAGTATCGGTATTAAAAAGGAATTTTACAGAAATTTATCCAAAATCGCCCCCGAAAAAACAATTTTTGCCACCAATACTTCCACACTTTTGCCGAGTTTATTGATGGATGAAACCGGAAGGCCGGAAAAATTTCTCGCTTTGCATTTCGCCAACGAAATCTGGAAACACAACACGGCGGAAATTATGGGTACCGAAAAGACCAATCCCGAAGTATTTGAAACACTCGTGGAATTTGCAAAATCTATCGGAATGATTGCGCTGCCACTGAAAAAAGAACAGCCGGGCTATATTCTTAACACGCTTTTGGTGCCGCTGTTGAGTTCGGGAATTCTGCTGTATGCCAAAGGCGTTGCCGACATTGAAACTATCGACAAAACCTGGATGCTCGGAACCGGTTCGCCAATAGGACCGTTCGGTATTTTGGATGTAGTGGGTTTGGGAACGGTGTACCACATTTTTAAAACCGAGGCGGAGCGCACCGGAAATGAGGAAAAAATGAAGTTTGTCAACGTGCTGAAAAATCAGTTTATAGATGCCGGAAAACTCGGCGTTTCAAGCGGCGAAGGTTTTTATAAATATCCCAACCCAACTTTTCAGGGTAAAGATTTTTTGAAATAG
- a CDS encoding SDR family oxidoreductase, whose product MILVTGATGHFGNATINFLLEKGVEAKRISALVRNEQSVDEFKKKGVKTLIGDYNNYNSLATAFVGVEKLLLVSGSDLMNRTAQHLNVINAAKEAGVKHMIYTSFQRRNESENSPLGIVAQSHIQTEKSLKESGIDYTILKNNLYMDFLPGFIGEKVAETGVIFVPAENGKVSAVLRSEMAEATANILVTDSHIGKEYDFTNTTAVTYHDIAKTVSEALEKPINYISPSVEEYGKTLASQGVPAEVIGIFSSFAVAQAQGELDKESTDLEKLLGRRPTTVQEFLGKLYTANL is encoded by the coding sequence ATGATTTTAGTAACAGGAGCAACAGGGCATTTTGGAAATGCAACCATTAATTTTCTTTTAGAAAAAGGAGTTGAAGCCAAACGAATTTCAGCATTAGTTAGAAATGAACAGTCCGTTGATGAATTTAAAAAGAAAGGTGTAAAAACATTAATTGGAGATTACAACAATTACAATTCGCTTGCAACTGCTTTTGTAGGAGTAGAAAAACTACTTTTAGTATCAGGCAGCGACCTTATGAATCGTACCGCTCAACACCTAAACGTAATTAATGCAGCTAAAGAAGCAGGTGTAAAACACATGATCTACACCAGTTTTCAGAGAAGAAATGAAAGCGAAAATTCTCCATTAGGGATAGTAGCTCAATCGCATATTCAAACTGAAAAATCGTTGAAGGAAAGCGGTATTGATTACACCATTTTGAAAAACAATCTTTATATGGACTTTTTACCTGGCTTTATTGGTGAAAAAGTTGCAGAAACAGGTGTAATTTTCGTGCCAGCTGAAAATGGCAAAGTAAGTGCTGTATTACGATCTGAAATGGCTGAAGCAACTGCAAATATTTTAGTGACTGATAGTCATATTGGTAAAGAATACGACTTTACAAATACAACGGCAGTTACTTACCATGATATTGCAAAGACCGTTTCAGAAGCCCTTGAAAAACCGATTAACTACATTTCGCCTTCGGTAGAAGAATATGGCAAAACATTAGCTAGCCAAGGTGTGCCCGCAGAGGTAATTGGCATATTTTCAAGCTTTGCAGTTGCACAGGCACAAGGTGAGTTGGATAAAGAAAGTACAGATCTAGAGAAATTACTGGGAAGAAGACCAACTACCGTACAAGAATTTTTAGGCAAATTATACACTGCTAATCTATAA
- a CDS encoding Na+/H+ antiporter, whose protein sequence is MLENLTFYLILVIITVLLVMLAKKIKVAYPVLLVLAGLGISFIPGTPKIHIEPELIFFIFLPPLLYEAAWATSWKELWRWRRIVFSFAFVVVFITSLVVAFVANQFIPGFSLALGFLLGGIVSPPDAVSAGAILKFVKIPKRYSSILEGESLLNDASSLIIFRFAMIAVATGQFIWHEAALSFLWMCIGGAGIGILIGIFFMKMHRLLPTDANIDIVLTLVAPFLMYLVAEELHASGVLAVVSGGLLLSNRSHSFLATSSRLGTLNVWSSLVFVLNGIVFMMIGLDLPQIVSGLETDLSTAFGYGVLITVILMITRIVAAYGAVFTTMIMRNFITVADRENPGWKGPALIGWTGMRGVVSLAAALSIPLTLQDGTPFPHRNLILFITFVVILLTLVVQGLTLPFLIKKFKIQDPDFTRSEKEIDYEIRNELAKIGVKRIRDTHFEKLEKFPALQDQLQAWENRVNSSEVILNFPEYREIYLDIINQQREWLISKNREEILLDEEIIRKHLKMLDLQEEKLGMHF, encoded by the coding sequence ATGCTTGAGAATCTCACATTTTACCTGATTCTGGTGATCATCACCGTTTTGCTGGTGATGCTTGCCAAAAAAATAAAAGTTGCATATCCGGTTTTGCTGGTCCTGGCAGGCCTGGGCATCAGTTTTATTCCCGGCACGCCTAAAATTCATATAGAACCTGAACTGATATTTTTTATATTCCTGCCGCCACTTTTATATGAAGCTGCCTGGGCGACTTCGTGGAAAGAATTGTGGCGCTGGCGCAGGATTGTGTTCAGTTTTGCTTTCGTGGTGGTATTTATTACCTCTTTGGTTGTAGCTTTTGTCGCCAATCAGTTTATTCCTGGATTTTCGCTGGCGCTGGGTTTTCTTTTGGGTGGAATAGTTTCGCCGCCGGATGCCGTAAGTGCTGGAGCGATTTTGAAATTTGTAAAAATTCCGAAACGGTATTCTTCGATTCTTGAAGGTGAAAGTTTGCTGAACGATGCTTCATCATTGATTATTTTCCGCTTTGCAATGATTGCCGTTGCGACAGGACAATTCATCTGGCATGAAGCTGCCCTTAGTTTCCTGTGGATGTGTATCGGTGGTGCAGGAATCGGTATCCTTATAGGGATTTTCTTTATGAAGATGCACCGCCTGTTGCCAACGGACGCCAATATCGATATCGTCCTCACACTCGTGGCGCCGTTCCTCATGTATCTTGTGGCGGAAGAGTTGCACGCTTCCGGTGTTTTGGCTGTAGTTAGTGGTGGTTTGTTGCTTTCCAACAGAAGTCATTCGTTTCTGGCTACCTCATCGCGTTTAGGGACGCTAAATGTCTGGAGCAGTTTGGTTTTTGTGCTGAATGGTATTGTTTTTATGATGATTGGGCTCGACCTTCCACAGATTGTTTCAGGGCTTGAAACAGACTTGTCCACAGCATTCGGTTATGGCGTTTTGATTACAGTTATTCTGATGATAACAAGAATCGTTGCGGCTTATGGCGCCGTATTCACTACCATGATTATGCGTAATTTCATCACTGTTGCCGACCGAGAAAATCCAGGCTGGAAAGGACCTGCTTTAATCGGTTGGACAGGAATGCGCGGCGTAGTTTCACTGGCTGCAGCACTTTCAATTCCGCTGACTTTACAGGATGGAACACCCTTTCCGCACAGGAACTTGATTTTATTTATCACTTTCGTGGTCATCCTGCTCACTTTGGTGGTTCAGGGTTTGACGCTGCCTTTTCTCATCAAAAAATTTAAAATTCAGGATCCTGATTTTACCCGCTCTGAAAAGGAAATCGATTATGAAATCCGGAACGAACTTGCAAAAATAGGAGTGAAGAGAATCCGGGATACCCATTTTGAAAAACTTGAAAAATTCCCGGCGTTACAGGATCAGTTGCAAGCCTGGGAAAACCGTGTGAACAGTTCGGAAGTTATTCTGAATTTTCCGGAATACCGTGAAATTTACCTGGATATCATCAACCAGCAGCGCGAATGGCTGATCTCCAAAAACCGTGAGGAAATTCTGCTGGATGAAGAAATTATACGCAAACATTTAAAAATGCTCGATTTACAGGAGGAAAAACTGGGAATGCATTTTTAA
- a CDS encoding MarR family winged helix-turn-helix transcriptional regulator: MMENSESLKLDQQICFPLYVLSKEITGLYRPILQELDLTYPQYLVMMVLWEQEGLTVSAIGEKLFLDSGTLTPVLKRLESKGLINRIRNKSDERMVLLFLTEQGKDLRQQACCIPQKLLSQINIKIEDLENFKETLTHLINNLKK, from the coding sequence ATGATGGAAAATTCGGAATCTTTAAAACTTGATCAACAAATCTGCTTTCCGCTCTACGTTCTTTCCAAGGAAATTACGGGACTGTACAGGCCTATTCTGCAGGAACTGGATTTAACCTACCCACAATACCTTGTGATGATGGTCCTTTGGGAACAGGAAGGCCTGACAGTATCTGCTATCGGCGAAAAACTTTTTCTGGATAGCGGCACTTTGACTCCTGTGCTTAAAAGACTGGAAAGCAAAGGCTTAATCAACAGAATCAGAAATAAGAGCGATGAAAGAATGGTGCTGCTGTTCCTCACCGAACAGGGTAAAGATTTGAGACAACAGGCGTGCTGCATTCCGCAAAAACTTCTTTCGCAAATCAATATTAAAATTGAAGATCTCGAAAATTTTAAAGAGACCTTAACCCATTTAATCAATAATTTAAAAAAGTAA
- a CDS encoding GreA/GreB family elongation factor, with the protein MSRGFVKEGDQEEIPLILPRADLPPGTVNFVTEFGYAQLLAERDKMIHERDYTLISDENENRIAVNLINAKLQLLLDRISSAKIVNLAKQPKNIVKFGAEVYFKVDSDPKIQHYQIVGVDEANVAEGKIAFTSPIAKIFMDRKVGDRVTLKLGKSEKQFEIVSIKY; encoded by the coding sequence ATGAGTAGGGGATTTGTGAAAGAGGGTGATCAGGAGGAAATTCCGCTGATTCTGCCGCGTGCCGATTTACCGCCCGGTACGGTAAACTTCGTTACCGAGTTCGGATACGCTCAGTTGCTCGCCGAACGTGATAAAATGATTCACGAGCGCGACTATACCTTGATTTCGGACGAGAATGAAAATCGCATTGCCGTCAATTTAATCAATGCGAAACTGCAACTGTTACTCGATCGAATTTCGTCTGCGAAAATTGTTAACCTTGCCAAACAACCAAAAAATATAGTGAAGTTCGGTGCTGAAGTGTACTTTAAAGTTGACTCAGATCCCAAAATCCAGCATTATCAGATCGTGGGCGTCGATGAGGCAAATGTTGCAGAAGGAAAAATAGCGTTTACCTCTCCGATTGCGAAAATCTTTATGGACAGAAAGGTAGGCGATCGCGTGACATTGAAATTGGGAAAATCGGAAAAGCAGTTTGAAATTGTGTCGATAAAATACTGA
- a CDS encoding nitroreductase family protein has protein sequence MSLLENLQWRHAVKAYDPTKKVAKEDLDRILEAARLAPTSSGLQPFRIISVENQELKEKMVAGALNPEVMRDCSHVLVFAAWDSYSEEKIDKVYDYHTDVRELPRGRFGSYTDQLKQIYGAQTPDQHFAHTARQTYIALALAMAQAAELKIDSTPAEGFSNEVVDEILGLREMGLKSVSLLYLGYRDEERDWLSSMKKVRIPMEEFVIFK, from the coding sequence ATGTCATTATTAGAAAATCTACAATGGAGACACGCAGTAAAGGCGTATGACCCAACCAAAAAAGTTGCAAAGGAAGATTTAGACCGCATTTTAGAAGCGGCCAGGCTGGCTCCAACTTCATCCGGACTTCAACCCTTCAGAATTATATCTGTGGAGAACCAGGAACTAAAGGAAAAAATGGTCGCCGGTGCTCTAAATCCGGAAGTAATGAGGGATTGTTCTCATGTCTTAGTTTTCGCAGCCTGGGACAGCTATTCCGAGGAAAAAATTGACAAAGTTTATGACTATCATACAGATGTGAGAGAATTGCCAAGAGGCAGATTCGGGAGCTATACCGATCAGTTGAAACAAATTTACGGAGCGCAAACTCCAGATCAGCATTTTGCACATACAGCTCGCCAAACCTATATTGCTCTTGCATTGGCAATGGCACAAGCTGCTGAATTGAAAATCGACAGCACGCCTGCCGAAGGTTTCAGCAATGAAGTGGTGGATGAAATTTTAGGTCTGCGCGAAATGGGCTTAAAAAGTGTAAGTTTGCTTTATCTTGGCTACCGCGACGAAGAAAGAGACTGGCTTTCCAGTATGAAAAAAGTAAGAATTCCAATGGAGGAATTTGTTATTTTTAAATAA
- a CDS encoding NUDIX domain-containing protein, with product MDKYLMFASTMKEKVLESAKKRLQLEMGIDCNLKCVYSFIYKEKVENNLIEHGFDHIFKGYSDEKPKPNLHEIKDYKWMSIADIFSDIPNNRLNKTTFKKIHV from the coding sequence ATGGACAAATACCTGATGTTCGCATCCACAATGAAGGAAAAGGTTTTGGAGAGTGCAAAGAAAAGACTGCAACTGGAAATGGGAATAGATTGTAATTTGAAATGCGTTTATTCTTTCATTTATAAAGAAAAAGTGGAAAACAATTTAATTGAACACGGGTTTGATCACATTTTTAAAGGATATTCTGATGAAAAACCAAAGCCAAACTTACATGAAATCAAAGATTATAAATGGATGAGTATTGCGGATATTTTTAGTGACATTCCTAATAATCGATTGAACAAAACCACCTTTAAGAAAATTCATGTGTAA
- a CDS encoding organic hydroperoxide resistance protein: MKPMYTTSVTAKGGRNGQVKSDNGVIDLAVRMPKALGGANDDFANPEMLFAAGYSACFDSALNRVIMLTKTETGETTVTAKVSIGQIENGGFGLAVELDVNIPGVSLEQAQELTEKAHQICPYSNATRNNIEVKLSVTNN; this comes from the coding sequence ATGAAACCAATGTACACTACCAGTGTCACCGCAAAGGGTGGCAGAAACGGCCAGGTAAAAAGCGACAATGGTGTTATAGATTTAGCAGTACGAATGCCCAAAGCACTGGGCGGCGCGAATGATGATTTCGCCAACCCAGAAATGCTTTTTGCGGCAGGTTATTCCGCATGTTTTGACAGCGCCCTGAACAGAGTCATTATGCTTACAAAAACCGAAACCGGTGAGACCACCGTAACAGCCAAAGTAAGCATAGGCCAAATTGAAAACGGCGGATTCGGGCTTGCCGTGGAACTCGATGTAAATATCCCGGGTGTTTCCCTGGAACAAGCGCAGGAACTTACAGAAAAAGCGCATCAGATTTGCCCTTATTCTAATGCCACGAGAAATAATATCGAAGTGAAATTATCGGTGACCAATAATTAG
- a CDS encoding winged helix-turn-helix transcriptional regulator, which produces MVFKRPYYFALWRINQDITDITIKMLTQTLRELETDNLINRKVYDEVPSKVEYTLTEVGQELIPFISYLKDWGDKQIEEGQKITK; this is translated from the coding sequence ATGGTATTTAAACGACCATACTATTTTGCGTTATGGAGAATTAACCAGGACATTACCGACATCACGATCAAAATGCTGACACAAACTTTAAGAGAGTTGGAAACCGACAATTTGATTAACCGAAAAGTTTATGACGAAGTTCCCTCGAAAGTAGAATACACACTAACAGAAGTAGGACAGGAACTTATTCCTTTCATTAGTTATCTTAAAGATTGGGGCGACAAACAAATTGAAGAGGGACAGAAAATAACGAAATAA